The following coding sequences lie in one Megalodesulfovibrio gigas DSM 1382 = ATCC 19364 genomic window:
- the dmeF gene encoding CDF family Co(II)/Ni(II) efflux transporter DmeF: MSEQCLRTHIHPHDFLGDSHERNERRTWMVVGLTAVMMVVEITCGLLFNSMALLADGWHMATHAGALAIAGFAYRYARSHAKDSRFSFGTGKIGDLAGYTNAVVLCVVSLFIAYESVDRLINPLEISFGEAMVVAVVGLVVNVVSAFMLHDGHHHHHDHDHEHEHEHEHAHHTDHNLRAAYLHVIADALTSVAAILALAAGRWLGWAWMDPLMGVVGAVVIAKWAVGLLKETGKVLVDVAPADLMRTVRKRLEGKPGEYVSDLHLWRVGPGHYAAVVGILSHAHAPTSEDYKRLLADVPSLSHVTVEVQRCPCVEGKPAAAGADAHRG; encoded by the coding sequence ATGAGCGAACAATGCCTGCGCACCCATATTCACCCCCATGATTTTCTTGGGGATTCACACGAACGCAACGAGCGCCGCACCTGGATGGTGGTGGGGCTGACAGCAGTGATGATGGTGGTGGAGATTACCTGCGGCCTGCTGTTCAACTCCATGGCGCTGCTGGCAGACGGCTGGCACATGGCCACCCACGCCGGGGCCCTGGCCATTGCCGGCTTCGCGTATCGCTATGCCCGCAGCCACGCCAAGGACTCGCGTTTTTCCTTCGGCACGGGCAAGATCGGCGATCTGGCCGGCTACACCAACGCCGTGGTGCTCTGCGTCGTGTCCCTGTTCATCGCCTACGAGTCCGTGGATCGGTTGATCAACCCGCTGGAGATTTCCTTCGGCGAGGCCATGGTGGTGGCTGTGGTGGGATTGGTGGTCAACGTGGTCAGCGCCTTCATGCTGCACGACGGGCACCATCATCACCATGATCACGACCACGAGCATGAGCATGAGCACGAGCATGCGCATCACACGGACCACAACCTGCGGGCGGCGTATCTGCATGTGATTGCCGACGCCCTGACGTCCGTGGCGGCCATCCTGGCCCTGGCCGCGGGCCGCTGGCTTGGTTGGGCCTGGATGGACCCGCTCATGGGCGTGGTCGGGGCGGTGGTTATCGCCAAATGGGCCGTGGGGCTGCTCAAGGAGACGGGCAAGGTGCTGGTGGACGTGGCTCCGGCGGACCTCATGCGCACGGTGCGCAAGCGCCTGGAGGGCAAGCCCGGCGAATACGTGAGCGACCTGCACCTCTGGCGTGTGGGGCCAGGGCATTACGCCGCCGTGGTGGGCATTTTGTCCCACGCCCACGCCCCGACCAGCGAGGACTACAAGCGCCTGCTGGCAGACGTGCCCAGTCTGTCCCACGTTACCGTGGAAGTGCAGCGCTGCCCCTGTGTGGAGGGAAAGCCCGCAGCCGCCGGTGCGGATGCGCACCGGGGGTGA
- a CDS encoding NTP transferase domain-containing protein yields MNHFPCIIPAAGLGTRMAEICAATGGAPFKELLPVAGMPAILHAVALAAAAGADTVAVVLRPGKEAIRDCIDQHRQDVAPGCEIVYRWQAEPGGEGRAILQCRDVLEGVPAVGVIYPDNLYQPPADGDSRSPLAILREAAEGAGQAAAAVTDTIGLHRPDAAGQDALAAYANAGRLDLAPHPACIPGLRLVTRCYAKGPGPFMPRRPGEARACGLYVATPRYVEALDAQDKMLPQGEELTDGHARRHLLAEGRPLQAFLLPGLVFDMGTPAGHALARRHLGA; encoded by the coding sequence ATGAACCATTTTCCCTGCATCATTCCCGCCGCCGGCCTGGGCACGCGCATGGCCGAGATCTGCGCTGCAACGGGCGGCGCGCCGTTCAAGGAACTGCTGCCCGTGGCCGGCATGCCGGCCATCCTGCATGCCGTGGCCCTGGCAGCGGCCGCCGGAGCCGACACCGTGGCCGTGGTGCTGCGGCCGGGCAAAGAGGCCATCCGCGACTGCATCGACCAGCACAGGCAAGACGTCGCCCCGGGCTGTGAAATCGTCTACCGCTGGCAGGCCGAGCCCGGCGGCGAGGGCCGGGCCATCCTGCAGTGCCGCGATGTGCTGGAGGGCGTACCAGCCGTTGGCGTGATCTATCCGGACAATCTTTATCAACCTCCCGCAGACGGTGACAGCCGTTCACCCCTGGCCATCCTGCGCGAGGCCGCCGAAGGCGCAGGCCAGGCGGCAGCAGCGGTGACGGACACCATCGGTTTGCACCGTCCCGATGCCGCCGGGCAGGACGCCCTGGCCGCCTACGCCAATGCCGGCCGGCTGGATCTGGCGCCGCATCCGGCCTGCATTCCCGGCCTGCGGCTGGTGACGCGATGCTATGCCAAGGGCCCCGGCCCCTTCATGCCCCGCCGGCCCGGCGAGGCCCGCGCCTGTGGCCTGTATGTGGCCACGCCGCGGTATGTGGAGGCGCTGGACGCGCAGGACAAGATGTTGCCCCAGGGCGAGGAACTCACCGATGGCCATGCCCGCCGGCACCTGCTGGCCGAGGGGCGCCCCCTGCAGGCCTTCCTGCTGCCCGGCCTGGTGTTCGACATGGGCACCCCCGCGGGCCATGCCCTGGCGCGGCGGCATCTGGGGGCATAG
- a CDS encoding aminotransferase class I/II-fold pyridoxal phosphate-dependent enzyme has product MNQEMFSRMHRLPPYVFAMVTELKTQLRRQNVDIVDLGMGNPDIPTPQHIVDKLCEASQKPVNHRYSMSRGLPNLRKAIAGWYQRRYDVHLDPETECIVTMGAKEGLSHLALVMLSPGDVVFATDPAYPIHPYAAIISGADVRRIPVGVDRDFFEDLQVAMKQTWPRPKLLVISYPQNPTAATVDLEFFQRIVDFAKENNIFVIHDLAYADLVFDGYQAPSFLQAKGAKDVGVEFFSLSKSYSMAGWRVGFCCGNREMVYALQRIKSYLDYGIFQPIQIAAIVALNGPQDCVTDICNIYKERRDVLCEGLNRAGWDVTPPKATMFVWAKIPEPFRHMGSVEFSKLLLREGHVAVSPGLGFGHYGDEYVRFALIENNHRINQAVRGVKKVLSGG; this is encoded by the coding sequence ATGAACCAGGAAATGTTTTCTCGCATGCACCGTCTGCCACCGTACGTGTTTGCGATGGTGACGGAACTCAAGACCCAGCTGCGGCGGCAGAATGTGGACATTGTGGACCTCGGCATGGGCAACCCGGACATTCCCACGCCCCAGCACATCGTGGACAAGCTGTGCGAGGCGTCCCAGAAGCCCGTGAACCACCGCTATTCCATGTCCCGCGGCCTGCCTAACCTGCGCAAGGCCATCGCCGGCTGGTACCAGCGCCGCTACGATGTGCACCTGGACCCGGAAACCGAATGCATCGTCACCATGGGCGCCAAGGAAGGCCTTTCGCACCTGGCCCTGGTCATGCTCTCCCCGGGCGACGTGGTCTTTGCCACCGATCCGGCCTATCCCATCCACCCGTATGCCGCCATCATCTCCGGGGCAGACGTGCGCCGCATTCCCGTGGGCGTGGACCGGGACTTTTTTGAAGACCTGCAGGTGGCCATGAAGCAGACCTGGCCCCGGCCCAAACTCCTGGTGATCAGCTATCCGCAAAACCCCACCGCCGCCACGGTGGACCTGGAATTCTTCCAGCGGATTGTGGATTTCGCCAAGGAAAACAACATCTTCGTCATCCACGACCTGGCGTATGCCGACCTGGTGTTCGATGGCTACCAAGCCCCCTCCTTCCTGCAGGCCAAGGGCGCCAAGGATGTGGGCGTGGAGTTCTTCTCCCTTTCCAAAAGCTATTCCATGGCCGGCTGGCGCGTGGGCTTCTGCTGCGGCAACCGGGAGATGGTCTACGCCCTGCAGCGCATCAAAAGCTACTTGGATTACGGCATCTTCCAGCCCATCCAGATTGCGGCCATCGTGGCGCTGAACGGCCCGCAGGACTGCGTGACCGACATCTGCAACATCTATAAGGAACGGCGCGACGTGCTCTGCGAGGGCCTGAACCGCGCCGGCTGGGACGTGACCCCGCCCAAGGCCACCATGTTTGTCTGGGCCAAAATCCCTGAACCCTTCCGCCATATGGGGTCCGTGGAATTCTCCAAGCTCCTGCTGCGCGAAGGCCACGTGGCCGTCTCCCCCGGCCTGGGTTTCGGCCATTACGGGGACGAATACGTGCGCTTCGCCCTGATCGAAAACAACCATCGCATCAACCAGGCCGTTCGCGGCGTCAAGAAAGTGCTTTCCGGAGGCTAG
- a CDS encoding homoserine dehydrogenase, translated as MIESYGKPPLRLGLAGLGVVGGGVARLLHDNREMIQARCGREIILKTVAVRSTNKPRMGAALTAQCTTSLMDIAVDPEIDVVVELIGGATDAHTLIRTALEHGKHVVTANKKLLAEHGRELFSLAAEKGLHLGFEASVGGGIPIVQPLKETLAANRLHSLMGILNGTANFILSHMSETGMAFDDALKLAQEKGFAEADPTLDIEGIDAAHKLVLTIMLAFGMHFPLDKLRIWGITMVRPMDIAFARDLGYTIKLIAGARTVAGAVEAGVYPALIPNHYLLAAVSGSFNALRVNGNAGPVMLYGHGAGDMPTASAVLADVMTIARGTPPQNLGFPTAFLPEAEIHDLDEAVSPHYLRIMVPDRPGMLRDIGGVMADFGISLKQVVQKGEDVGGGVPIVFLTHEATATAVHAAMRSLEKMGLPKAPIIHYRIL; from the coding sequence ATGATCGAATCCTACGGCAAGCCGCCGCTGCGCCTGGGCCTGGCCGGCCTGGGCGTGGTGGGCGGGGGGGTGGCCCGACTCCTCCACGACAATCGCGAGATGATCCAGGCCCGCTGCGGCCGGGAAATCATCCTCAAGACCGTGGCGGTCCGTTCCACGAACAAGCCCAGGATGGGCGCTGCCCTCACCGCCCAGTGCACCACCAGCCTGATGGACATCGCCGTCGATCCCGAAATCGATGTGGTGGTGGAACTCATCGGCGGCGCCACGGATGCGCACACCCTCATCCGCACGGCCCTGGAGCACGGCAAGCACGTGGTGACCGCCAACAAGAAATTGCTGGCCGAGCACGGACGCGAGCTGTTCTCCCTGGCAGCGGAAAAGGGCCTGCATCTGGGATTCGAAGCCAGCGTGGGCGGCGGCATTCCCATCGTCCAGCCGCTCAAGGAGACTCTGGCCGCCAACCGCCTGCATTCCCTTATGGGCATCCTCAACGGCACGGCCAACTTCATCCTCTCGCACATGAGCGAGACAGGCATGGCCTTTGACGATGCCCTGAAGCTGGCCCAGGAAAAAGGCTTTGCCGAAGCTGATCCCACCCTGGACATCGAAGGCATAGACGCCGCCCACAAGCTGGTGCTGACCATCATGCTCGCCTTTGGCATGCACTTTCCCCTGGACAAGCTGCGCATCTGGGGCATCACCATGGTGCGGCCCATGGACATCGCCTTCGCCAGGGACCTGGGCTATACCATCAAGCTCATCGCCGGCGCGCGCACCGTGGCTGGCGCGGTGGAGGCCGGGGTCTACCCTGCCCTCATCCCGAACCATTACCTCCTTGCCGCCGTCAGCGGGTCCTTCAATGCCCTGCGGGTGAACGGCAACGCCGGACCGGTGATGCTCTACGGCCACGGCGCGGGCGACATGCCCACGGCCAGCGCCGTGCTGGCGGACGTGATGACCATTGCCCGCGGCACCCCGCCCCAGAACCTGGGCTTCCCCACGGCCTTTTTGCCCGAGGCGGAAATTCATGACCTGGACGAAGCCGTCTCTCCCCATTACCTGCGCATCATGGTGCCGGACCGGCCGGGCATGTTGCGGGACATCGGCGGCGTAATGGCGGATTTCGGCATCTCCCTCAAGCAGGTGGTGCAGAAGGGCGAGGACGTGGGCGGCGGCGTGCCCATCGTCTTCCTCACTCACGAAGCCACGGCCACAGCCGTGCATGCCGCCATGCGCAGCCTGGAAAAAATGGGCCTGCCCAAGGCGCCCATCATCCATTACAGGATTTTGTAA
- the apgM gene encoding 2,3-bisphosphoglycerate-independent phosphoglycerate mutase, with product MPDAPSRKYLFLIADGMGDWPMQELGGRTVLGAANTPTMDAMARRGVAGLCRTIPPGMPPGSDVANMSLLGYDPAANHTGRGPIEAAAQGLALEPDDLVWRCNLVNLTALDADGIMLDYSSGHIATEAARALIDQMNASLPSLQRGDLQLIPGIQYRHLLVQKGGGHGPDARLHIRPPHDLTDKPIADDVAAYAGSAALATLLQEAAAFLAGPDNPTKARSLWPWGQGLPLHLDDFQQKTGLRGAVMSAVDLINGLGRAAGMTVLHAEGITGLLDTNYEGKVQASMDFLDSGGDFVFLHVEAPDECGHAGNIDDKIESIQRFDARVVRPLFERYGQTDAAFCIACDHLTPLARRTHVPEPVPFLLYWNDCSIRAGLNIFTEATAANTGLVIEPGHLLLDWIMRTVGDRA from the coding sequence ATGCCGGACGCACCTTCCCGCAAGTATCTGTTCCTCATCGCAGACGGCATGGGCGACTGGCCCATGCAGGAGCTGGGCGGCAGAACCGTGCTGGGCGCAGCCAACACGCCCACCATGGACGCCATGGCCCGCCGCGGGGTGGCCGGCCTGTGCCGGACCATCCCCCCAGGCATGCCGCCCGGCTCCGACGTGGCCAACATGAGCCTGCTGGGCTACGACCCCGCAGCCAACCACACCGGCCGCGGTCCCATCGAAGCTGCAGCCCAGGGGCTTGCCCTGGAGCCGGACGATCTCGTCTGGCGCTGCAATCTGGTGAATCTGACCGCCCTGGATGCCGACGGCATCATGCTGGACTACTCCTCCGGGCACATCGCCACCGAGGCCGCCCGGGCGCTCATCGACCAGATGAACGCCAGCCTGCCGTCCCTGCAGCGCGGCGATCTGCAGCTCATTCCCGGCATCCAATACCGCCATCTGCTGGTGCAGAAAGGCGGCGGACACGGGCCGGACGCACGGCTGCACATCCGCCCGCCCCACGATCTGACGGACAAGCCCATCGCCGACGATGTGGCCGCCTATGCCGGTTCCGCCGCCCTGGCGACGCTGCTGCAGGAGGCCGCCGCCTTCCTGGCCGGGCCGGACAACCCCACCAAGGCCCGCTCCCTGTGGCCCTGGGGGCAAGGACTTCCCCTGCATCTGGATGATTTTCAGCAGAAGACCGGCCTGCGCGGGGCAGTGATGAGCGCCGTGGACCTCATCAACGGCCTGGGCCGCGCCGCAGGCATGACCGTGCTGCACGCCGAAGGCATCACCGGGCTCCTGGATACCAACTACGAAGGCAAGGTCCAGGCGTCCATGGACTTTCTGGACAGCGGCGGCGACTTCGTCTTCCTGCACGTGGAAGCGCCGGACGAGTGCGGCCATGCCGGCAACATCGACGACAAGATCGAATCCATCCAACGATTCGACGCCCGTGTGGTCCGGCCGTTGTTCGAGCGCTACGGGCAGACGGACGCCGCGTTCTGCATCGCCTGCGACCACCTCACCCCCCTGGCCCGGCGCACCCACGTGCCCGAGCCGGTGCCGTTTCTGCTCTACTGGAACGACTGCTCCATCCGCGCCGGCCTGAACATCTTCACCGAGGCCACCGCCGCCAACACCGGGCTGGTCATCGAGCCGGGGCATCTGCTCCTGGACTGGATCATGCGCACCGTCGGAGATCGGGCATGA
- a CDS encoding acyl-CoA thioesterase gives MSAIEFPANDTWYAHRISYGETDQMGILYYGEYLHLFERARSQLIRERGMSNAEVERRGVFLPVREASVRYRAPSRYDELIYVHTGISVWSRASLTFVYEVFNEAKDKLLATGQTQHACVGPDFKPVAAPAWLKELLGS, from the coding sequence ATGAGCGCTATCGAGTTTCCCGCCAACGACACCTGGTACGCCCACCGCATCTCCTACGGGGAGACGGATCAGATGGGCATCCTGTATTATGGAGAATACCTGCACCTCTTTGAGCGCGCCCGCAGTCAGCTCATTCGCGAGCGGGGCATGAGCAACGCGGAGGTGGAACGCCGCGGGGTGTTCTTGCCCGTGCGCGAGGCCAGCGTGCGCTACCGCGCCCCCTCCCGCTATGACGAGCTGATCTACGTGCATACCGGCATCAGCGTCTGGAGTCGGGCGTCGCTCACCTTTGTCTATGAGGTGTTCAACGAGGCCAAGGACAAGCTCCTGGCCACCGGCCAGACCCAGCACGCCTGCGTGGGACCGGACTTCAAGCCCGTGGCCGCCCCGGCCTGGCTCAAGGAATTGCTGGGAAGCTAG
- a CDS encoding uracil-xanthine permease family protein, with product MSDPVAYRFRLQDAPLGAQMLFVAFGALVLVPLLTGLDPNVALFTAGAGTLLFQLVTKGKVPVFLASSFAFIPALIYGVKTWGLPPTLCGLAASGVVYMLLAMAIKVRGPEVLERVLPAVVTGPVIMVIGLKLAPVAVNMALGKAGDGSIQLVPETPALVVSMIALATTMLVSILGRGWLKLLPILCGVATGYVAALFMGMVSFAPVEAAAWLAMPAFVAPVWSWEAVLFILPIAIAPAIEHVGDVLAIGQVANKNFVKDPGIHRTLLGDGLATTMAALLGGPPNTTYSEVSGAVALTKSFNPAVMTWAAITAITLAFVGKLGALLQTVPVPVMGGILIILFGAITVVGMNALVRAKDDLLNPRTMVIIAVILVFGLGDMGLTIGDFSLRGIGLAGVSGIVLNLILPGRHE from the coding sequence ATGTCCGATCCGGTTGCCTATCGGTTTCGTCTGCAGGATGCGCCCCTGGGCGCTCAGATGCTTTTTGTCGCCTTCGGCGCGCTGGTGCTGGTGCCGCTGCTCACCGGCCTGGACCCCAACGTGGCCCTGTTCACAGCCGGGGCAGGCACGCTGCTGTTTCAGCTTGTTACCAAGGGCAAGGTGCCGGTGTTCCTGGCCTCGTCCTTCGCCTTCATCCCGGCCTTGATTTACGGCGTCAAAACCTGGGGCCTGCCGCCCACCCTGTGCGGCCTGGCCGCCAGCGGGGTGGTGTATATGCTGCTTGCCATGGCCATCAAGGTCCGTGGGCCGGAAGTGCTGGAGCGGGTGTTGCCGGCGGTGGTTACCGGGCCGGTCATCATGGTCATCGGCCTCAAGCTGGCACCGGTGGCGGTGAACATGGCCCTTGGCAAGGCCGGGGACGGCTCCATCCAGCTGGTGCCCGAGACGCCGGCCCTTGTGGTGTCCATGATCGCCCTGGCCACCACCATGCTGGTGTCCATCCTGGGCCGGGGCTGGCTCAAGCTGCTGCCCATTCTCTGCGGCGTGGCCACGGGCTATGTGGCGGCGTTGTTCATGGGGATGGTCAGCTTTGCGCCGGTGGAGGCAGCCGCCTGGCTGGCCATGCCGGCCTTTGTGGCCCCGGTGTGGAGCTGGGAGGCCGTGCTGTTCATTCTGCCCATCGCCATTGCGCCGGCCATTGAGCATGTGGGGGACGTGCTGGCCATCGGCCAGGTGGCCAACAAGAATTTCGTCAAGGATCCTGGCATCCACCGCACCCTCTTGGGCGACGGGCTGGCCACCACCATGGCCGCCCTGCTGGGCGGACCGCCCAACACCACGTATTCGGAAGTGTCCGGCGCCGTGGCGCTGACCAAGTCCTTCAATCCCGCGGTGATGACCTGGGCCGCCATCACGGCCATCACCCTGGCCTTTGTGGGCAAGCTGGGCGCGCTGCTGCAGACCGTGCCCGTGCCGGTGATGGGGGGGATTCTGATCATCCTTTTCGGCGCCATCACCGTGGTGGGCATGAATGCGCTGGTGCGGGCCAAGGATGACCTGCTCAACCCGCGGACCATGGTCATCATTGCCGTGATCCTGGTCTTCGGTCTGGGAGACATGGGGCTGACCATCGGGGATTTCAGCCTGCGCGGCATCGGGCTGGCCGGGGTGAGCGGCATCGTGCTGAACCTGATTCTGCCCGGCCGGCACGAATAA
- a CDS encoding YebC/PmpR family DNA-binding transcriptional regulator: MAGHSQFKNIMHRKGRQDVKRGKAFTKAVKEIIIAAKTGGDPAGNPRLRAALDAARKVNLPKDRIDTAIKKGTGELEGGDLQEVTYEGYGPGGVALMIEAATDNRNRTVADVRHILAKHGGQMGEAGCVGWMFSKKGVFVFPKEKYTEDQLMEIGLEHGAEDVVDDGDAWEVHSTPDTFDALQAAFEAAGMEAERAELSMVPQNTVAVDVESGRKLMKLVDALDDNDDVSNVHVNFDLPEELLAEMAG, translated from the coding sequence ATGGCCGGCCATAGTCAGTTCAAAAACATCATGCACCGCAAGGGCCGTCAGGACGTCAAGCGCGGCAAGGCCTTCACCAAGGCGGTCAAGGAAATCATCATCGCCGCCAAAACCGGCGGGGACCCTGCGGGCAACCCCCGGCTGCGCGCCGCCCTGGACGCCGCCCGCAAGGTGAATCTGCCCAAGGACAGGATCGATACTGCCATCAAGAAGGGCACTGGCGAGCTGGAAGGCGGCGATCTGCAGGAAGTGACCTACGAAGGCTACGGCCCCGGCGGCGTGGCCCTGATGATCGAGGCCGCCACGGACAACCGCAACCGCACCGTAGCCGACGTGCGCCACATCCTGGCCAAGCACGGCGGGCAGATGGGCGAAGCCGGCTGCGTGGGCTGGATGTTCTCCAAGAAAGGCGTGTTCGTTTTTCCCAAGGAAAAATACACCGAAGACCAGCTCATGGAAATCGGCCTGGAGCACGGCGCCGAAGACGTGGTGGACGATGGCGACGCCTGGGAAGTGCACAGCACCCCGGACACCTTCGACGCCCTGCAGGCCGCCTTTGAGGCTGCCGGCATGGAGGCCGAACGCGCCGAGCTTTCCATGGTGCCGCAGAACACCGTGGCCGTGGACGTGGAAAGCGGCCGCAAGCTCATGAAGCTGGTGGATGCCCTGGACGACAACGACGACGTCTCCAATGTGCATGTCAACTTTGACCTGCCCGAAGAACTCCTGGCCGAGATGGCCGGGTAG
- a CDS encoding SAM-dependent methyltransferase, whose amino-acid sequence MKKYQDHFFKKAKQEQYPARSVYKLKEIHNQFKFFTRGQRVLDLGAAPGSWTLYAAEQVGPTGVVLGVDLQETSTGFPPQVIFLQDDVFEPSPVLQELLQIHSPFDVIISDMAPRTTGVKFADQARSHDLCLAALALARSHLVHGGRFVVKVFMGPDSKALQMDMQQSFKTVKIHKPKSSRSESKEIFYVGLDFQGAPV is encoded by the coding sequence ATGAAAAAATATCAGGACCACTTCTTCAAGAAGGCCAAGCAGGAGCAGTACCCGGCGCGTTCCGTGTACAAGCTCAAAGAAATACACAATCAATTCAAGTTCTTTACCAGGGGGCAACGCGTGCTGGATCTGGGAGCGGCTCCAGGTTCCTGGACGCTCTACGCCGCGGAGCAGGTGGGCCCCACCGGCGTGGTGCTGGGGGTGGATCTGCAGGAAACGTCCACCGGGTTCCCGCCGCAGGTCATTTTTCTGCAGGACGACGTCTTCGAGCCGTCGCCAGTGCTGCAGGAACTCCTCCAGATCCACAGCCCATTTGATGTCATCATCTCGGACATGGCCCCCAGAACCACGGGCGTGAAGTTCGCGGATCAGGCCCGGTCCCACGATCTGTGCCTTGCAGCCCTTGCCTTGGCCCGGTCCCATCTGGTACATGGCGGTCGCTTTGTGGTGAAAGTGTTCATGGGGCCGGACTCCAAAGCCCTGCAAATGGACATGCAACAGTCCTTCAAGACGGTGAAGATCCACAAGCCCAAGAGTTCGCGCAGCGAATCGAAAGAAATTTTTTATGTGGGACTGGATTTTCAGGGCGCACCGGTCTGA
- a CDS encoding glycosyltransferase family protein — protein sequence MPRLQRPHRLRILDELGAPRTLLDTPDQFTFLRGHGRALCLLGLGPDPAAALQALPEHWRQAPATSTVVESPDFSAQMPPSWQDSLPAHWRCIPPEAIDPHADLQVYTPAARLFPSFWGPLLARISLARQPAARAARAAVPAVSLPGGDGDLLHRELEDAARRLGFAVTPQAASARELLRHCRPALVLSVNGRGLDPWGEDFHLLRAAGVPVAIWCVDTPWHVLARCKAAWWKQAALFVTDHTFIDDLRRRGAQQVQHLPLAGWPEGFLPHGEHHAELAGAGLFVGRTAFPNRDAFFAGQRLPDELLATAQAMLDVGERPDLWWWMDRLQIQDRWPGTAVRQAGLGAAHAGLAWRVRCLHAALEAGPLAVAGDADWAALLPAAAGLRLLPPVDYYGPLAAMYRDAAWVLNATNLLLPAGCTQRHFDVWLAGGLLLTDAHAGLSIFPERLVRPITFRTAREIPALIKRLQATPREADALRQAWQDELCARHRYTHRLETVVQACLAS from the coding sequence ATGCCCCGACTGCAACGCCCGCACCGCCTGCGAATTCTGGACGAGCTCGGCGCACCGCGCACCCTGCTGGACACGCCGGACCAGTTCACCTTCCTGCGTGGTCACGGCCGGGCGCTGTGTCTGCTGGGCCTGGGGCCGGACCCCGCCGCCGCCCTGCAGGCCCTGCCGGAACACTGGCGGCAGGCACCAGCGACGAGCACGGTTGTCGAATCGCCGGATTTTTCCGCACAGATGCCGCCGTCCTGGCAGGATTCCCTGCCGGCCCACTGGCGATGCATCCCCCCCGAGGCCATTGATCCCCATGCCGATCTGCAGGTGTACACGCCTGCAGCGCGGCTGTTCCCCTCCTTCTGGGGGCCGCTGCTGGCCCGAATCTCCCTGGCCAGGCAGCCGGCTGCCCGGGCCGCCCGGGCCGCGGTTCCCGCGGTGAGCCTCCCTGGCGGGGACGGTGATCTGCTGCACCGGGAACTGGAAGACGCCGCCCGCCGCCTGGGCTTCGCCGTGACGCCGCAGGCCGCCTCTGCCCGCGAGCTGCTCCGGCACTGCCGGCCGGCCCTGGTCCTGAGCGTCAACGGCCGCGGGCTGGATCCCTGGGGCGAGGACTTCCACCTGCTGCGCGCCGCCGGCGTGCCCGTGGCCATCTGGTGCGTGGATACCCCCTGGCATGTGCTCGCCCGGTGCAAGGCCGCGTGGTGGAAGCAGGCGGCGCTCTTCGTCACCGACCATACCTTCATCGACGACCTGCGCCGGCGCGGCGCGCAACAGGTGCAGCATCTGCCCCTGGCCGGCTGGCCCGAAGGCTTTCTGCCTCACGGCGAACACCATGCAGAGCTGGCCGGGGCCGGTCTGTTTGTCGGCAGAACGGCCTTTCCCAACCGGGACGCCTTCTTCGCCGGCCAGCGCCTGCCCGATGAGCTGCTGGCGACGGCCCAGGCCATGCTGGATGTCGGAGAGCGGCCGGATTTATGGTGGTGGATGGACAGATTGCAGATCCAGGATCGCTGGCCCGGCACGGCCGTGCGTCAGGCCGGGCTCGGTGCCGCCCATGCCGGGCTGGCCTGGCGGGTGCGCTGCCTGCACGCGGCACTGGAGGCCGGCCCCCTGGCCGTGGCGGGCGATGCCGACTGGGCCGCCCTGCTGCCTGCCGCTGCCGGCCTGCGCCTGCTGCCCCCCGTGGACTATTACGGCCCCCTGGCGGCCATGTATCGGGACGCCGCCTGGGTGCTCAACGCCACCAATCTCCTGCTCCCTGCAGGCTGCACGCAACGGCATTTCGATGTCTGGCTTGCCGGCGGCCTGCTCCTTACCGATGCCCACGCCGGGCTGTCCATCTTTCCCGAACGGCTGGTCCGCCCCATCACATTCCGCACGGCCCGGGAGATTCCCGCCCTGATCAAACGCCTGCAGGCCACCCCCCGAGAAGCCGACGCCCTGCGCCAGGCCTGGCAAGACGAGCTCTGCGCCCGCCACCGGTACACGCACCGGCTGGAGACGGTGGTGCAGGCCTGCCTGGCATCATGA